The genomic interval GAATTCCTAAACCAGGTCGCCGAGGATCTGGAAGCCTATGTCTTACGGCAGAACGAGATGCAACGACGCGTCTTCGAGCTGGAAGAGTCTTTAAAGCGCCACGAAGCCATGAAGGACACAATCAAAGACGCCCTCATCCTGGCTCAAAACGCCGCCAAGGAAAAAGAAGACGAGGCCAAGCACCAGGCTGAACTGATCCTAGCCAAGGCCCAGGCGAAGATCGGCGAGTTCGATTTGCAAGGCCGCCGCCGCCTGGAAGAAGCGGAAAATTCCGCCGACAACACCATTGCCGAGGCCAGAGCCACCGCGGCTCAGATTATCAGAAAGGCGGAAGAAAAAGAGGACGAGGCCCGGAGAAAACTCGAAAACACGGATGTGGATGTTGCCAAACGCATCGCCGAGGCCAACGATCGGGCCAGCGACATCACGGCCGCGGCTCGCCTTGAGGCGCGGCGGGTGACTAGCAAGGTCAAACATGAAATCGAGGAAAGCAAGCGCGAATTGAACCTCCTCCAAGTGGAGAAACGGCATTTTTTGAGAGATACCTCGGAATTGGTGTCCGTATTTGCTCACATGCTCGAAG from Synergistaceae bacterium carries:
- a CDS encoding DivIVA domain-containing protein, with translation MSDLLTAKDVELKIFKRASFGGYAIPDVEEFLNQVAEDLEAYVLRQNEMQRRVFELEESLKRHEAMKDTIKDALILAQNAAKEKEDEAKHQAELILAKAQAKIGEFDLQGRRRLEEAENSADNTIAEARATAAQIIRKAEEKEDEARRKLENTDVDVAKRIAEANDRASDITAAARLEARRVTSKVKHEIEESKRELNLLQVEKRHFLRDTSELVSVFAHMLEDAGRKLEKSSQSLDEGEHSPKQEAGRMTLSFSPVVDEADDEVAIS